A stretch of the Clostridium fungisolvens genome encodes the following:
- a CDS encoding amino acid ABC transporter substrate-binding protein translates to MNKIVKRLLSVVAITTISLSLISCGQTKKDSTSTAASNTIVVGLDDSFPPMGFKNSKGELQGFDIDMAKEIAKRTNKEIKFMPYNWDGIIPGLKQKKFDVIISAMSVTPEREKEIAFSTPYLNERQVIVVKKDNTSIASPDDLKGKTVGVQKGSTSEDAIKDTKSTFKDTKLYDENIAALQDLQIGRIDAVVVDELVARYYIKEKADTYKVLDKSVATEPIAIGLRQEDKDLKATFDKVIKEMQEDGTLAKISKTWFGEDITSSK, encoded by the coding sequence ATGAATAAAATTGTTAAGAGATTATTATCAGTTGTAGCTATTACAACTATTTCATTATCATTAATAAGTTGCGGACAAACTAAGAAAGATTCTACTTCTACTGCTGCTTCGAATACTATAGTGGTTGGACTCGATGATTCTTTTCCACCAATGGGATTTAAAAACAGCAAAGGAGAACTTCAAGGTTTTGATATAGACATGGCAAAAGAAATAGCAAAACGTACAAATAAAGAAATAAAGTTCATGCCGTATAATTGGGATGGTATAATACCAGGTTTAAAGCAAAAGAAATTTGATGTAATAATTTCCGCAATGAGCGTAACACCAGAAAGAGAAAAAGAAATTGCATTTTCAACTCCATATCTAAATGAAAGACAAGTAATTGTAGTGAAGAAGGACAATACTTCTATAGCTTCACCAGATGACCTTAAAGGTAAAACAGTTGGAGTACAAAAAGGTAGTACAAGCGAAGATGCTATAAAAGATACAAAATCTACTTTTAAAGATACAAAATTATATGATGAAAACATTGCTGCTCTTCAAGACTTACAAATAGGTCGTATAGATGCAGTTGTAGTAGACGAATTAGTTGCAAGATATTATATAAAAGAAAAAGCTGACACTTACAAGGTTTTAGATAAATCAGTTGCTACAGAACCTATCGCTATAGGACTTAGACAAGAAGATAAAGATCTTAAAGCTACTTTTGATAAAGTAATAAAAGAAATGCAAGAAGACGGAACTCTTGCAAAGATATCAAAAACTTGGTTTGGTGAAGATATTACATCTTCAAAATAA
- a CDS encoding amino acid ABC transporter permease, translating to MKVEIISTYLPILLEGCLRTIELTVISILCGLLLAFIVVLMKLSKNKVLKSIGTFYTWFFRGIPLMILLFIIYFGLPEVNITLTSFEAAILGLSINISAYVAEAIRGAMLSVNKNQWEAAQTEGLNFIQTVFYIILPQSLGRMLPAVANEFIALLKDTALVSTIAMTDLMNNAQHMANVSFRPLEIFFMASIMYLIMTTFFTTGFKFVEKKFALADL from the coding sequence ATGAAAGTCGAAATCATTTCAACATATCTTCCCATATTATTGGAAGGTTGTTTAAGAACAATAGAACTTACCGTAATATCAATTTTATGTGGATTATTATTAGCTTTCATAGTTGTTTTAATGAAGCTTTCAAAAAATAAAGTACTAAAGTCAATAGGAACATTCTATACTTGGTTCTTTAGAGGAATTCCCCTAATGATTCTACTTTTCATAATCTATTTCGGACTTCCAGAAGTAAATATAACCCTGACTTCATTTGAAGCTGCTATATTAGGACTAAGTATAAATATATCTGCATATGTAGCCGAAGCTATAAGAGGTGCTATGTTATCAGTAAACAAAAATCAATGGGAAGCTGCTCAAACAGAAGGACTTAACTTTATACAAACAGTATTTTATATAATACTTCCACAAAGTTTAGGTCGTATGCTCCCAGCTGTTGCAAATGAATTTATAGCATTACTTAAAGATACAGCTTTAGTATCAACTATAGCAATGACAGATTTGATGAACAATGCTCAACATATGGCAAATGTATCTTTTAGGCCTCTAGAAATTTTCTTCATGGCATCAATAATGTATCTTATAATGACAACATTCTTTACTACAGGTTTTAAGTTTGTTGAGAAAAAATTTGCCCTAGCAGATTTATAA
- a CDS encoding phenylpyruvate tautomerase MIF-related protein → MPFIDSKVTVKLTEEKKNKIKDELGKLIELIPGKSEQWLMVGFQDEYPLYFKGDKLEYGAFIEVKIFGSTSKEALSKLTKAICELYNEELSISKESIYVKYEEVNNWGWNGENF, encoded by the coding sequence GTTAACAGAAGAGAAAAAGAATAAAATAAAGGATGAGCTTGGAAAATTGATAGAACTGATTCCTGGAAAAAGTGAACAGTGGTTAATGGTTGGATTCCAAGATGAATATCCATTATATTTTAAAGGTGATAAATTAGAATATGGAGCATTTATAGAAGTAAAGATATTTGGAAGTACATCCAAAGAGGCTTTAAGCAAGCTTACAAAAGCAATATGTGAGCTTTACAACGAAGAGCTTTCAATAAGTAAAGAATCAATATATGTTAAGTATGAGGAAGTAAATAACTGGGGTTGGAACGGAGAAAATTTTTAG